One genomic window of Polyodon spathula isolate WHYD16114869_AA chromosome 8, ASM1765450v1, whole genome shotgun sequence includes the following:
- the LOC121319798 gene encoding G-protein coupled receptor 22-like codes for MHFPLVLEATMKSEYNVTVRDDTESIRSNMNQALPYPLSFQVSLTGFLMLEIVLGLSSNLTVLVLYCMKSNLINSVSNIVTMNLHVLDVIICVGCIPLTIVVVLLSQESNTALICCFHEACVSFASVATTVNVLTITLDRYDISVKPANRILTMGRAVMLLTLIWIVSFVSFLIPFMEVSFFNFQPENIGQNKTLSSTDINQYYTELGLYYHLLAQIPIFFFTAIVMLLTYYKILQALNIRIGTRFSTVQKKKTRKKKTISLTTQHETIDVSQSSTGRNVMFGVRTSVSVIIALRRAVKRHRERRERQRRVFKMSLLIISTFLLCWTPITILNSVILCLGPSDLLVRLRLGFLVMAYGTTIFHPLLYAFTRQKFQKVLKSKMKKRVVSIVEAEPLPNNAVIHNSWIDPKRNKKMTFEDKEARQKCLATTQVGE; via the coding sequence ATGCATTTCCCCCTAGTGCTGGAAGCCACCATGAAGTCGGAATACAACGTCACTGTACGAGACGATACAGAATCCATCCGCAGCAACATGAATCAAGCCTTGCCATACCCACTGAGCTTTCAGGTTTCACTTACTGGATTTCTCATGCTGGAAATTGTTTTGGGCCTCAGCAGCAACCTGACTGTGCTCGTCCTCTACTGCATGAAGTCCAACCTGATTAACTCTGTCAGTAACATTGTCACAATGAACTTGCATGTGCTGGATGTCATCATCTGTGTGGGCTGCATTCCCCTAACCATTGTTGTTGTTCTGCTTTCCCAAGAAAGCAACACTGCTCTGATCTGCTGCTTTCACGAGGCTTGTGTGTCTTTTGCCAGTGTTGCGACCACAGTCAATGTTCTTACCATCACCCTGGACCGGTACGATATTTCGGTGAAGCCAGCAAACCGAATTCTGACCATGGGAAGGGCAGTGATGCTACTCACGCTAATCTGGATTGTGTCCTTCGTTAGTTTTCTGATACCGTTCATGGAGGTCAGCTTTTTTAACTTTCAGCCTGAAAACATAGGGCAAAACAAGACCCTCTCAAGTACCGATATAAACCAATACTATACTGAACTGGGACTGTATTACCACCTCCTTGCGCAGATCcctattttctttttcactgcCATTGTCATGTTGCTCACTTACTACAAAATACTGCAGGCTTTGAACATAAGGATTGGCACCAGGTTTTCAACAgtgcagaagaaaaaaactagaaagaaaaagacaatttCTCTGACCACACAGCATGAGACCATAGACGTGTCACAAAGCAGTACAGGACGCAATGTCATGTTTGGTGTACGAACTTCTGTTTCGGTTATAATTGCTCTCAGACGGGCAGTGAAACGTCACAGAGAGCGTCGAGAAAGGCAAAGGAGGGTCTTCAAGATGTCCCTCTTGATAATCTCCACATTCCTTCTTTGTTGGACACCTATCACCATTTTAAATTCTGTCATTTTATGTTTAGGCCCCAGTGACCTGTTGGTAAGGTTAAGACTTGGGTTTCTTGTCATGGCCTATGGGACTACCATATTTCACCCTTTGTTGTACGCTTTTACAAGACAGAAATTCCAAAAGGTCCTCAAAAGCAAAATGAAGAAGAGAGTTGTGTCCATTGTAGAGGCAGAGCCCTTGCCAAATAATGCAGTCATTCACAATTCTTGGATTGACCCAAAACGGAACAAAAAGATGACCTTTGAAGACAAAGAGGCTAGACAGAAATGTCTGGCAACTACACAAGTTGGAGAATAA